The following are encoded in a window of Castanea sativa cultivar Marrone di Chiusa Pesio chromosome 5, ASM4071231v1 genomic DNA:
- the LOC142635445 gene encoding putative protein phosphatase 2C 80 translates to MIFKKQCVDGKVVLVPVVLIPVLQEQERGCMRMSFGAHYTPKDKAGNPQSEGDDAHFICAEKNTIGVADGVGGWARYGVDAGIYARQLMSNVVTAVQKQQTPLNRIVDLRQALEEGFLNTKAMGSSTACIVTFKDYYLRAINVGDSGFMIFRNSICVYKSPIQQHGFNYPYQLGNIMTCDKPCSAIVTTVERLLPGDIIVLGTDGLLDNMFTAEIEDIISKGTLEGVNTEKLASTIAHLALFNSMDKNVDSPFAQAARLAGLKHNGGKRDDIAVIVGHVIA, encoded by the coding sequence ATGATCTTCAAGAAACAATGTGTTGATGGAAAAGTGGTGTTAGTTCCTGTGGTGTTAATTCCTGTCCTGCAGGAACAAGAAAGAGGATGCATGAGGATGAGTTTTGGTGCGCACTACACCCCTAAGGACAAAGCAGGAAACCCTCAATCTGAAGGCGATGACGCTCACTTTATCTGTGCGGAGAAGAACACTATTGGCGTGGCCGATGGTGTTGGCGGTTGGGCTAGATATGGCGTAGACGCTGGAATATACGCACGCCAACTGATGTCGAATGTTGTGACCGCAGTCCAAAAGCAACAAACACCACTCAATCGTATCGTGGACCTAAGACAAGCTTTGGAGGAAGGTTTCTTGAATACCAAGGCAATGGGTTCATCCACGGCTTGTATTGTGACTTTCAAGGATTATTATTTACGTGCTATCAACGTGGGAGACAGTGGGTTTATGATTTTCAGGAACAGTATATGTGTGTATAAATCGCCGATACAACAACATGGTTTTAACTATCCGTACCAGTTGGGAAATATCATGACATGTGATAAGCCATGTTCAGCTATTGTAACAACAGTGGAACGTTTATTACCTGGAGACATTATAGTTCTTGGTACTGATGGTCTTCTAGACAATATGTTCACTGCAGAAATCGAAGATATTATCAGTAAGGGCACTTTGGAAGGTGTAAACACAGAGAAGTTGGCTTCCACTATTGCACACTTGGCATTGTTTAATTCCATGGATAAAAATGTCGATAGCCCATTTGCACAAGCTGCTCGGCTGGCTGGACTGAAGCACAACGGAGGAAAGAGAGATGATATTGCGGTTATTGTTGGCCATGTTATTGCATAG
- the LOC142636968 gene encoding phospholipase A1-Igamma1, chloroplastic-like — protein MEESPLRQVRKEKEAKKTKWVLKLKFGVTWKAIKKASSSAMKLNHFHLTCASSMKQLSLVRVQAEEAVKPIQQAHAKKKASHHVTKSLLSLLQLPYTASDFIDWGDLMTPTKSPKENISTKWREIHDLHNWDNLLDPLHPWLRREIIKYGEFAQATYDGFDFDPLSEFCGSCRYNRHKLFEELGLTNHGYKVTKYIYAMSHVDVPSWFERSHLGETWSKDSNWMGYVAVSNDEESERIGRRDIVMAWRGTISPTEWFTDLKAMLERIGDGKIKVQHGFRSIYKSKSEFTRYNKLSASEQVMEEVNRLIKFYKAKGEGISFTITGHSLGGALALLNAYEAATSNPGLPISVISFGAPRVGNLAFKEKLDEIGVKTLRIVVKQDIVPKFPGFICNNILHKLNFVTKKFNWVYRHVGSQLKLDMFMSPYLKRESNLIGSHNLEIYLHLLDGFLGKQRKFRWNARRDVALVNKTTDMLIEELRIPKFWYQLPYKGLVLNKHGRWVKPCREPEDVPSPLSVASENELH, from the coding sequence ATGGAGGAATCACCATTGAGGCAagtcagaaaagaaaaagaagcaaagaaaaccAAATGGGTATTGAAGTTGAAGTTTGGTGTAACTTGGAAGGCCATCAAAAAGGCATCATCATCCGCTATGAAGCTTAATCATTTTCATCTAACTTGTGCATCAAGCATGAAACAACTCTCCCTAGTCCGGGTTCAAGCAGAGGAGGCTGTTAAGCCAATTCAACAAGCACATGCAAAGAAAAAAGCTTCTCATCATGTCACAAAATCACTATTATCCCTCCTCCAATTGCCATACACAGCTTCAGATTTTATAGACTGGGGTGATCTAATGACTCCCACCAAGTCTCCAAAGGAAAACATATCAACAAAGTGGCGTGAAATTCATGATTTGCACAATTGGGACAATCTTCTTGACCCTCTCCATCCTTGGCTTCGACGCGAAATTATTAAATATGGAGAATTTGCGCAGGCTACTTATGATGGATTTGACTTTGATCCTTTGTCCGAGTTTTGTGGGAGTTGTAGATACAACCGGCACAAGCTTTTCGAAGAATTAGGCCTAACAAATCATGGTTACAAGGTTACTAAGTACATCTACGCCATGTCACATGTAGATGTTCCGAGTTGGTTTGAGAGGTCACATCTAGGTGAAACATGGAGCAAAGATTCCAATTGGATGGGCTATGTAGCGGTTAGCAACGATGAAGAATCAGAAAGGATTGGAAGAAGAGACATAGTCATGGCATGGCGAGGTACAATTTCTCCAACTGAATGGTTCACAGATCTTAAGGCAATGCTTGAGCGTATTGGGGATGGGAAAATAAAGGTCCAACATGGGTTTCGTAGTATTTATAAATCAAAGAGTGAGTTCACCAGGTATAACAAGTTGAGTGCTTCTGAGCAAGTCATGGAAGAAGTGAATAGACTCATCAAGTTCTATAAAGCAAAAGGTGAAGGTATAAGCTTCACCATTACTGGGCATAGCCTTGGTGGTGCTTTGGCTCTCCTCAATGCTTATGAAGCTGCTACTTCAAACCCTGGCCTTCCCATTAGTGTCATTTCTTTTGGAGCACCAAGGGTTGGGAACTTGGCATTTAAGGAAAAGCTTGATGAAATAGGGGTAAAAACACTACGCATTGTAGTTAAGCAAGATATAGTCCCAAAATTTCCAGGGTTCATATGTAACAATATTCTTCATAAGCTTAATTTTGTtactaaaaaattcaattgggTTTATAGGCATGTAGGAAGCCAGTTGAAACTTGACATGTTCATGTCACCTTATTTAAAGCGTGAGTCTAATTTGATAGGCAGCCATAATTTGGAGATATACCTCCATCTCTTAGATGGATTTCTTGGCAAGCAGCGCAAGTTTCGGTGGAATGCTCGGAGAGATGTTGCATTGGTGAACAAGACAACAGATATGCTAATTGAGGAGTTGAGGATCCCTAAGTTTTGGTATCAATTGCCTTACAAGGGGCTTGTGCTTAACAAACATGGAAGGTGGGTTAAACCGTGTAGAGAACCTGAAGATGTTCCTTCTCCATTATCTGTAGCATCTGAGAATGAACTGCATTAA